The Mycolicibacterium mageritense genome contains a region encoding:
- a CDS encoding pyridoxamine 5'-phosphate oxidase family protein — MSESERQKYLAALHVGVIAIERPDRAPLAVPIWYGYEPGGDVLVWTEAGSVKEKLIRTAGRFSITVQDEQPPYRYVTAEGDVTAIAPAQDSEVRAIAIRYLGETEGNTFTDENFTDTSVVIRMRPARWLSTDYSK; from the coding sequence ATGTCGGAATCGGAACGGCAGAAGTACCTGGCGGCACTGCATGTCGGGGTGATCGCGATCGAACGCCCCGACCGCGCGCCCTTGGCGGTGCCGATCTGGTACGGATACGAGCCCGGCGGCGATGTCCTGGTGTGGACCGAGGCCGGGTCAGTGAAGGAGAAGCTGATCCGCACCGCCGGCCGGTTCTCGATCACCGTACAAGACGAGCAACCGCCCTACCGCTACGTCACGGCAGAGGGAGACGTAACGGCCATCGCACCCGCCCAGGACTCCGAAGTTCGAGCCATCGCGATCCGCTATCTCGGTGAGACCGAAGGCAATACGTTCACCGACGAGAACTTCACGGACACGTCGGTGGTCATCCGGATGCGTCCCGCGCGGTGGTTGAGCACCGACTATTCCAAGTGA